From the genome of Uranotaenia lowii strain MFRU-FL chromosome 1, ASM2978415v1, whole genome shotgun sequence, one region includes:
- the LOC129738428 gene encoding calaxin-like, whose protein sequence is MSVDLTLDAGEEIRFLNKIGDTVKHLLKRTHFNARELEVVLLIYYKLLRDEIVPGAARRQEQVSRHQLTIVFDTVFGLKDNIMLGRIFAALDKGVTSCITMETWAITLSLFLRGTFEEKIKYCFRVYDIAGERVIRRDHMMILLRSAFIKHQEEEVEEAVKDMVDIIIHRMDIDRDGAISFEDYRETVRKTPGLLECFGQALPDRSRIYSFSKTFLDRVRKF, encoded by the coding sequence atgTCCGTCGATTTAACCCTCGATGCTGGAGAGGAAATTCGATTCCTCAACAAGATAGGTGACACGGTGAAGCATTTATTGAAACGAACACATTTCAACGCCAGGGAGCTGGAGGTAGTTCTGCTGATCTATTATAAACTTTTGAGGGATGAAATTGTTCCCGGAGCTGCTCGTCGCCAGGAGCAAGTCAGCCGGCACCAGTTGACAATCGTATTCGATACCGTCTTCGGCCTCAAGGATAACATAATGTTGGGACGGATTTTCGCCGCCCTCGACAAGGGTGTGACTTCCTGTATAACAATGGAAACGTGGGCCATCACTCTGTCGCTTTTTCTGAGGGGAACCTTCGAGGAAAAGATAAAATACTGCTTTCGGGTGTACGACATTGCCGGTGAACGAGTGATTCGTCGAGACCACATGATGATTCTACTTAGAAGCGCTTTTATCAAGCATCAAGAGGAGGAAGTGGAAGAAGCTGTTAAGGACATGGTCGACATCATCATACACCGGATGGATATCGATCGAGACGGAGCCATCTCTTTCGAGGATTACAGAGAAACGGTCCGTAAAACGCCCGGTTTGTTAGAATGTTTTGGCCAGGCGTTGCCCGATAGGAGTAGAATTTactctttttcaaaaactttcctTGACAGAGTCAGAAAATTCTAG
- the LOC129738427 gene encoding meiosis-specific nuclear structural protein 1-like, with product MFPAPEKRRQLRQTALARDVEAVRQQDNYLKDMRQIERNSELCLLRRQQSVECEQHRQQSDRLADEEREAARQRKIQEEQDLAMQLHEANRRRIREEKLRQQLRESNQELRELESKLRAAYVAKGIAAQKAEQDAKRLEEKLAAQREQEELEEQRLKNLEYLRQCEEAEWQRKIKLRENLHAQMEAVEQQKKILYQEFLKEKVYLDEICKRIAEERFQEIQKRMEQQERTRKEMEFFREAKQLWQDRQKLAMAEENERIKQYLEQREEAEKVQQRIKFEESRSRERLNDKMVAELQEQFDQARKREDLLIDLYAAEQDERQEERIRRDLEQQLRRRIEARLGIERQMVDLECRRQREAEEERIFKENQLKAWAERDRLEQLSNEKRRLKLTEHRRAIQEMMEDRRRQRADQVKEQVLMQKQFEQDEQRRQEIIEEERIKLLKEHATALLGFLPPGVLRESDREHIPLPKPRTKK from the exons atg TTTCCTGCTCCGGAGAAACGACGCCAGTTGCGTCAGACGGCTCTGGCTCGAGATGTGGAGGCGGTCCGGCAACAGGACAACTACCTGAAGGATATGCGACAGATTGAGCGGAACAGTGAGCTTTGTTTGCTCCGGAGGCAACAGTCGGTCGAATGCGAACAACATCGGCAGCAATCGGACCGGTTGGCCGACGAAGAACGGGAAGCGGCCCGGCAGCGGAAAATACAG GAAGAGCAAGACTTGGCCATGCAACTTCACGAAGCCAACCGAAGGCGTATTCGTGAGGAAAAGTTGCGCCAACAGCTTCGCGAATCCAACCAGGAGCTACGGGAGCTGGAATCGAAACTGCGAGCCGCCTACGTGGCCAAAGGAATAGCCGCCCAGAAGGCTGAACAGGACGCCAAACGCCTCGAGGAGAAATTGGCAGCACAACGGGAGCAGGAGGAATTAGAAGAACAAAGACTGAAGAATCTTGAATACTTACGCCAATGTGAAGAGGCCGAATGGCAACGAAAAATCaagcttcgagaaaatttgcaCGCCCAAATGGAAGCCGTGGAACAGCAGAAAAAGATTCTGTACCAGGAGTTCCTCAAGGAGAAGGTTTACCTGGACGAAATTTGTAAACGCATTGCGGAAGAAAGGTTtcaggaaattcaaaaaaggatGGAACAACAGGAACGTACTCGTAAGGAAATGGAATTCTTCCGGGAGGCTAAGCAACTTTGGCAAGATCGCCAGAAGCTTGCAATGGCCGAAGAAAACGAAAGGATCAAACAATATTTGGAACAGAGGGAAGAAGCGGAAAAAGTACAACAGCGAATCAAATTTGAAGAGTCGAGATCCAGGGAACGGCTTAATGATAAAATGGTTGCTGAACTTCAAGAACAATTT GACCAAGCTCGTAAACGAGAAGATCTTTTGATCGATCTGTACGCGGCCGAGCAGGACGAACGCCAGGAGGAGCGCATTCGGCGGGATCTAGAACAGCAGTTGCGTCGACGGATCGAGGCACGTCTCGGCATAGAACGTCAGATGGTGGATCTCGAGTGTCGTCGACAGCGGGAAGCCGAAGAAGAACGGATATTCAAAGAAAATCAGCTAAAAGCGTGGGCCGAACGTGATCGGCTGGAGCAGTTATCGAACGAGAAACGCCGGCTGAAACTAACCGAGCACCGTCGAGCAATCCAGGAAATGATGGAAGATCGGCGACGTCAGCGTGCCGATCAGGTCAAGGAACAAGTGCTGATGCAGAAACAGTTCGAACAGGACGAGCAACGTCGGCAGGAGATTATCGAAGAGGAGCGTATCAAGCTGCTGAAGGAACATGCGACGGCTTTGCTCGGGTTCTTGCCACCCGGTGTGCTGCGGGAAAGTGATCGGGAGCACATTCCACTACCGAAACCAAGGACAAAAAAGTAA